One Mycobacterium sp. SMC-4 DNA window includes the following coding sequences:
- a CDS encoding cytochrome P450, with amino-acid sequence MNATPIETSETTVDFDPFSADFFNGAYDTYRRLRNEAPIFYSKKWDFWALSRYEDVAPATKDHELFSSAKGATLDMVKAHDDAIPVPKVIISMDPPEHQKMRKLVSAVFTPRAITGLEDMVREKIYERLDALDPSAFDVVEDFSALFPNEIITTMLGVPKEDRDQIRHWVDLLIERHPGEIATTKAGYEASVKTGLYYYDLVRQRRAAPRDDMISRLIETEVERDGQVEKLTDVDITGFATMLGGAGAETVTKLIGNAMVAFADFPDQWQKLKADRSKIPAAIEELLRYEAPSQYQVRTATRDVSYHGQTIPEGAAVLLVTGAATRDERVFPEPDRLDIDRERKMGFNLAFGYGVHSCLGAALARMEGRIALGALLDLLPEFEVDRGALKRVATTNVAGYSRVPVRRIG; translated from the coding sequence GTGAACGCAACGCCGATCGAAACCTCCGAAACCACAGTTGATTTCGACCCTTTTTCGGCAGATTTCTTCAACGGCGCGTATGACACCTACCGTCGACTGCGCAACGAGGCACCGATCTTCTACAGCAAGAAGTGGGACTTCTGGGCACTGTCGCGCTACGAGGATGTCGCGCCGGCTACCAAGGATCACGAGCTGTTCTCGTCGGCCAAAGGTGCCACGTTGGACATGGTGAAGGCGCATGACGACGCGATACCGGTGCCCAAGGTCATCATCTCGATGGATCCTCCAGAGCATCAGAAGATGCGCAAGCTGGTCAGCGCCGTGTTCACTCCGCGTGCGATCACCGGTCTCGAAGACATGGTGCGCGAGAAGATCTACGAGCGTCTTGATGCGCTTGATCCCAGCGCGTTCGATGTGGTCGAGGATTTTTCTGCGCTGTTTCCCAACGAGATCATCACGACCATGCTCGGGGTTCCCAAGGAGGATCGAGATCAGATCCGGCATTGGGTGGACCTGCTGATCGAACGGCACCCCGGTGAGATCGCCACGACCAAAGCCGGATACGAAGCCTCGGTCAAGACCGGCTTGTACTACTACGACCTGGTTCGTCAACGGCGAGCCGCGCCGCGCGACGACATGATCAGCCGCCTGATCGAGACCGAGGTCGAACGCGATGGCCAGGTGGAGAAGCTGACCGACGTGGATATCACGGGATTCGCCACGATGCTCGGGGGTGCCGGGGCCGAAACGGTGACAAAGCTGATCGGCAATGCAATGGTCGCGTTCGCCGACTTCCCGGACCAATGGCAGAAGCTGAAGGCGGACCGGTCAAAAATCCCGGCTGCTATCGAGGAGTTGCTGCGCTACGAGGCGCCTTCGCAGTATCAGGTCCGAACAGCCACCCGAGACGTCAGCTACCACGGGCAGACCATTCCCGAGGGTGCGGCGGTTCTTCTGGTGACCGGCGCTGCAACTCGCGACGAGCGGGTATTTCCCGAACCCGACCGGTTGGACATCGACCGGGAACGCAAGATGGGATTCAACCTGGCGTTCGGCTACGGCGTGCACAGCTGTCTCGGAGCCGCACTGGCTCGGATGGAGGGCCGCATCGCGCTCGGGGCGCTGCTGGACCTGCTACCGGAATTCGAGGTGGATCGCGGCGCCTTGAAGCGGGTGGCGACGACGAACGTCGCGGGCTACTCGCGCGTTCCGGTGCGACGGATCGGCTGA
- a CDS encoding CaiB/BaiF CoA-transferase family protein: MEDIISTDKVLNGVRVLEVAAWTFVPSAGAVLAEWGAEVIKVEPRVGGDPQRGLVTMGIVDEGGGSVNYMIEIPNRGKKSIGVDLSTPGGREVVRELAKSCDVFLTSYLPSRRKKMGIDVDDIRAVNPSIVYVRGSGHGPQGPDADKPGYDGVSYWARGGIATVLTEEADELVRSRPAFGDLLGGMTIAGGIAAALYKKATTGQGSVVDVSLLGLAAWNLSPDVAVSQIHGGGAIPKYGHADAPNPLVGTYRTKDGRWVQLMMLQLDKFYAETMRAIGLSELIDDVRFAEPAPRYANRVELIALLDQAFAQRTLDEWRQALDGISGAWGIVQTPGELCSDPAVTANGYIAQTATMNGVPYALPTNPVQFDEQAVVPPGAPEHGQHTEEVLMDAGLAWEEIEKYKESGAIL; this comes from the coding sequence CTGGAGGACATCATTTCCACCGACAAAGTGCTCAACGGAGTACGCGTGCTGGAAGTCGCGGCATGGACGTTCGTGCCGTCGGCAGGAGCCGTTCTGGCGGAGTGGGGCGCGGAGGTCATCAAGGTCGAGCCGCGCGTTGGTGGTGACCCGCAACGGGGACTGGTCACGATGGGAATCGTCGACGAGGGCGGTGGTTCGGTCAACTACATGATCGAGATCCCCAACCGGGGAAAGAAGTCGATCGGCGTAGATCTGAGCACCCCCGGCGGCCGAGAAGTCGTGCGCGAACTGGCGAAGTCCTGTGATGTGTTTCTGACCAGCTACCTGCCCAGCCGTCGCAAGAAGATGGGGATCGATGTCGACGACATCAGGGCGGTCAACCCCAGCATCGTCTACGTCCGTGGTTCTGGCCATGGCCCGCAGGGCCCAGACGCCGACAAACCGGGCTATGACGGTGTCTCCTATTGGGCGCGTGGCGGAATCGCGACGGTGCTGACCGAGGAGGCCGACGAGCTGGTTCGCTCTCGCCCGGCATTCGGAGATCTGCTCGGCGGGATGACCATCGCTGGTGGAATTGCAGCGGCGCTCTACAAGAAGGCCACGACGGGGCAGGGCTCGGTTGTGGATGTATCGCTGCTGGGCCTGGCCGCTTGGAATCTGAGCCCGGATGTCGCTGTGAGTCAGATCCACGGCGGTGGCGCGATCCCCAAGTACGGTCATGCGGATGCACCCAATCCACTGGTCGGAACCTACCGAACCAAAGACGGCAGGTGGGTGCAGCTGATGATGTTGCAACTCGACAAGTTCTATGCGGAGACCATGCGTGCGATCGGCCTTTCCGAGTTGATCGATGATGTGCGCTTCGCCGAACCGGCACCGCGCTACGCAAACCGGGTCGAGCTCATTGCGCTACTCGACCAGGCCTTTGCGCAGCGCACCCTCGACGAGTGGCGTCAGGCGTTGGATGGGATCTCCGGTGCCTGGGGCATCGTTCAGACACCCGGCGAGCTGTGCTCGGATCCGGCGGTGACGGCCAACGGCTACATCGCCCAGACCGCCACGATGAACGGCGTTCCTTACGCCCTGCCGACCAACCCTGTCCAGTTCGACGAGCAGGCCGTGGTACCGCCAGGCGCGCCGGAGCACGGGCAACACACCGAAGAGGTGTTGATGGATGCCGGTCTGGCATGGGAAGAGATCGAGAAGTACAAGGAAAGCGGAGCCATTTTGTGA
- a CDS encoding MaoC family dehydratase N-terminal domain-containing protein — MTETAKDDMRERLDALIGKPISSGQPAKAPDPVNTAMIRHWAYALNDLNPAYLDPEFASASRYGGLVSPPVMLQSWTMAPPALEGIHERGGVPIVMKGENPLKCLTDAGYTGTIATNSEFEMERYPRVGDEITAETVFETISDEKKTAMGHGFFVTWITTYRDQNGEVIGRQRFRTLRFKTGGA; from the coding sequence ATGACAGAAACCGCGAAAGATGACATGCGGGAACGCCTCGACGCGCTGATCGGCAAGCCGATCTCATCCGGGCAGCCGGCCAAGGCTCCTGATCCGGTCAATACCGCGATGATCCGGCACTGGGCCTATGCGCTCAACGACCTGAATCCGGCTTATCTCGATCCGGAGTTCGCTTCCGCTTCCCGATACGGTGGTCTCGTTTCGCCTCCGGTGATGCTGCAGTCATGGACCATGGCGCCGCCCGCTCTCGAAGGCATTCACGAGCGCGGTGGTGTGCCGATCGTGATGAAGGGTGAGAATCCGCTGAAGTGCCTCACCGATGCCGGATACACCGGCACGATCGCCACCAATTCCGAATTCGAGATGGAACGCTATCCCCGAGTCGGCGACGAGATCACCGCCGAGACGGTCTTCGAGACCATCTCCGATGAGAAGAAGACGGCCATGGGTCACGGCTTCTTCGTCACCTGGATTACCACGTACCGGGACCAGAACGGCGAAGTCATCGGCCGTCAACGTTTCCGCACGCTGCGATTCAAGACAGGCGGGGCCTGA
- a CDS encoding Zn-ribbon domain-containing OB-fold protein, with the protein MATRLAPSISPDTEFFWSGLKVKELRIQRCTDCQTLRVPPRPMCGRCQSLNWDFVVSTGRGTVYSFVMPQYPPLPFLEYPYVVALIELDEGVRIVSNLCDIAPEDIEVGMPVEVFYETFEALPSGDELALHQFRPVP; encoded by the coding sequence ATGGCCACCCGGCTGGCTCCGTCGATCAGCCCTGACACGGAGTTTTTCTGGTCGGGGCTGAAGGTGAAGGAGCTTCGTATCCAGCGGTGCACCGACTGCCAGACGCTACGCGTTCCCCCGCGCCCCATGTGTGGCAGGTGTCAGTCGCTGAACTGGGATTTCGTCGTCAGCACCGGGCGCGGCACGGTGTACAGCTTCGTGATGCCGCAATACCCGCCGTTGCCCTTCCTGGAGTACCCCTACGTCGTCGCGCTGATCGAACTCGACGAAGGCGTGCGGATCGTGTCTAACCTCTGCGACATCGCCCCCGAGGACATTGAGGTCGGGATGCCTGTGGAGGTCTTCTACGAGACCTTCGAAGCCCTGCCCAGCGGCGACGAGCTGGCGCTCCACCAGTTCAGGCCCGTACCCTAG
- a CDS encoding lipid-transfer protein, which yields MSLGGKAALAGIGQTEYSKESGRTEMQLACEAVKAAIADAGLRPSDIDGMVTFTVDENEEIEVARNVGIQNLSFFTRVPHGGGAAAGTVMQAAMAVATGAAEAVVCYRAFNERSGFRFGGAGRQPGVTPLWMAPYAPFGFMTPAAWVALHAQRYMTEYGVTNADFGKISVIDRKHAANNPDAWFYGKPITIEQHQQSRWIIEPVLRLLDCCQESDGGVAMVVTSVERARDLPHPPAVITAAAQGAAYDGEVMTSYYRDEITGLPEMGIVGHKLWGDSGLKPDDISTAFLYDHFTPFVFTQLEELGFCGRGEAKDFVSVEELSLGGRMPINTNGGLLGEAYIHGMNGITEGVRQVRGTSYNQVDNVEHVLVTSGTGVPTSGLILSPDR from the coding sequence ATGAGTCTCGGTGGCAAAGCCGCGCTGGCCGGCATCGGGCAGACCGAGTACTCCAAGGAGTCCGGTCGCACCGAGATGCAGCTGGCCTGCGAAGCGGTCAAGGCAGCGATTGCCGATGCCGGCTTGCGCCCCAGCGACATCGACGGGATGGTGACCTTCACCGTCGACGAGAACGAAGAGATCGAGGTGGCACGCAACGTCGGCATTCAGAATCTCTCGTTCTTCACCCGGGTACCGCACGGCGGAGGTGCTGCGGCCGGCACCGTCATGCAGGCAGCAATGGCGGTGGCAACGGGCGCCGCCGAAGCGGTGGTTTGTTACCGGGCCTTCAACGAACGATCCGGATTCCGATTCGGCGGCGCCGGCCGTCAGCCGGGCGTGACACCGCTGTGGATGGCGCCGTATGCACCGTTCGGGTTCATGACCCCGGCGGCGTGGGTTGCCCTGCACGCCCAGAGGTACATGACCGAGTACGGCGTCACCAACGCCGACTTCGGCAAGATCTCGGTCATCGACCGCAAGCATGCCGCGAACAACCCCGACGCCTGGTTCTACGGCAAACCGATCACCATCGAACAGCACCAGCAGTCGCGTTGGATCATCGAGCCCGTGCTGCGTCTGCTCGACTGCTGCCAGGAAAGTGACGGCGGCGTCGCGATGGTGGTGACGAGCGTCGAACGGGCTCGCGACCTACCCCATCCCCCAGCGGTGATCACCGCCGCGGCACAAGGTGCGGCCTACGACGGCGAGGTGATGACGAGCTACTACCGCGACGAGATCACCGGATTGCCCGAGATGGGCATCGTCGGCCACAAACTGTGGGGTGATTCTGGCCTGAAGCCCGACGACATCTCCACGGCTTTCCTCTATGACCACTTCACACCGTTTGTGTTCACCCAGCTCGAAGAGCTCGGCTTCTGCGGGCGGGGCGAAGCCAAGGACTTCGTGTCCGTCGAGGAACTTTCGCTGGGCGGCCGGATGCCGATCAACACCAACGGCGGCCTTCTGGGCGAGGCCTACATTCACGGGATGAACGGCATCACCGAAGGTGTTCGCCAGGTGCGCGGAACCTCCTACAACCAGGTCGACAACGTGGAGCATGTGCTGGTCACCTCGGGTACCGGCGTCCCGACGAGTGGGCTGATCCTGTCTCCGGACCGGTGA
- a CDS encoding class I adenylate-forming enzyme family protein: MPFPTITATVPALVRSSAARYGDRPFLVADGQVISYADLDRRSARLALNLLAKGIGKGDHVGILLPNSVDWAITWFAVTRIGAVAVPLNTFYKASELAWTTRHADLSAIVGWPRFRNQNFVDLMEQAFPGLDENRQAGQIAVKTAPYLRTVAFRGDVDRLWATRISDDEIPTSEIDEEFLVAVETCVTPADDAMIIYTSGSTGDPKAPVHTHGVLVRHTHNLTFSYDVARDDVMFTSMPFFWVGGLITGLHAVIHHGAMLVTQPAFDAGEALELIERHRATITLGWPQQGKSLAEHPDFGSRDTSSVRRTSMPAMVTSERRPQGPNALGMTELCGNHIGVDPYIPQPPERTETGGWTIDGLEHLIVDPDTGSPVPAGTSGEIWVRGHSLMQRLYKREREDVFTADGYYRTGDCGIRFDDGWITFTGRLGDLIKTSGGTNVTPSEVELALCDCEGVLEAYVVGAVDGDHGTVVTAAVVPRGGAELDPEALRADLRGRLSAYKVPKHIWITDKQQLPFTATGKVKKSDLAQQLNARLAGT, encoded by the coding sequence ATGCCGTTTCCCACCATCACCGCTACGGTTCCCGCGCTGGTGCGCTCGTCTGCTGCACGGTACGGGGACAGGCCGTTTCTCGTCGCGGACGGCCAAGTCATTTCCTATGCCGATCTTGACCGGCGGTCAGCACGGCTGGCGCTGAACTTGCTCGCGAAGGGCATTGGCAAGGGTGACCATGTGGGAATCTTGTTGCCCAACAGCGTCGACTGGGCGATCACCTGGTTCGCCGTGACCAGGATCGGGGCGGTCGCAGTCCCGCTCAATACGTTCTACAAGGCATCCGAGCTGGCCTGGACCACCCGCCATGCCGATCTGAGTGCGATCGTGGGGTGGCCGCGGTTCCGCAACCAGAACTTCGTCGACCTGATGGAACAGGCCTTTCCCGGTCTGGACGAGAATCGCCAGGCCGGTCAGATCGCGGTGAAGACGGCCCCCTACCTTCGGACTGTCGCGTTCCGGGGCGATGTCGACCGGCTCTGGGCGACCCGGATCTCCGATGACGAGATTCCCACGAGCGAGATCGACGAGGAATTCCTCGTCGCGGTCGAAACGTGTGTCACACCGGCCGACGACGCGATGATCATCTACACCTCGGGCAGCACCGGGGACCCCAAAGCTCCGGTGCACACGCACGGCGTTCTCGTGCGCCACACCCACAATCTGACCTTCTCCTACGATGTCGCCCGCGACGATGTGATGTTCACGTCCATGCCGTTTTTCTGGGTCGGCGGTCTCATCACCGGACTGCACGCCGTCATCCACCACGGTGCGATGTTGGTGACTCAACCGGCGTTCGATGCGGGTGAGGCACTTGAGCTCATCGAGCGGCACAGGGCGACAATCACGTTGGGCTGGCCCCAACAAGGCAAATCACTGGCCGAGCACCCAGACTTCGGCAGTCGGGACACCAGTTCGGTGCGTCGCACCAGTATGCCGGCGATGGTGACGTCCGAGCGCCGGCCCCAGGGCCCCAACGCCCTGGGCATGACCGAGCTGTGCGGTAACCACATCGGCGTCGACCCGTACATCCCCCAGCCGCCCGAGCGCACCGAGACAGGCGGCTGGACGATCGACGGACTCGAGCATCTCATCGTCGACCCCGATACCGGCTCACCGGTTCCTGCGGGGACCTCCGGTGAGATCTGGGTCCGTGGGCACTCGTTGATGCAACGTCTCTACAAACGCGAGCGTGAGGATGTCTTCACTGCTGACGGTTACTACCGGACCGGCGACTGCGGGATTCGGTTCGACGACGGGTGGATCACCTTCACCGGCCGTCTTGGCGACCTGATCAAGACCAGCGGCGGCACCAACGTCACACCGTCCGAAGTCGAGCTCGCACTGTGTGATTGTGAGGGCGTACTGGAGGCGTACGTCGTCGGAGCAGTTGACGGCGACCACGGTACGGTGGTGACCGCAGCGGTGGTCCCGCGCGGCGGTGCCGAACTGGATCCGGAAGCGCTGCGTGCCGACCTGCGGGGTCGGCTGTCGGCCTACAAGGTGCCCAAGCACATCTGGATCACCGACAAGCAGCAACTCCCCTTCACTGCGACCGGCAAAGTCAAGAAATCAGACCTGGCCCAACAGTTGAACGCCCGACTCGCGGGAACCTAG
- a CDS encoding TetR/AcrR family transcriptional regulator, translating into MTQATATDTREAIIAAAFGCFRTRGLRRTTVVDIARAADVSRSTFYEYFRDKPTIVEACAEAASQRFYRNMAKAIDRDGGSTLEDKLVRAAVFVTQARRVVEPEVYFDDEEVNLMLTKNAASLLQECTEFLTPYVASARITGEVRSDLDVAAAAEWFSRMLFSLFTTPSPRVDMKDDSAVADFVRAFVVQGFSGPPRRN; encoded by the coding sequence ATGACGCAGGCCACCGCCACGGACACCCGTGAGGCGATCATCGCCGCGGCTTTCGGCTGCTTCCGTACCCGAGGACTGCGCAGGACCACTGTCGTCGACATTGCACGCGCCGCCGATGTTTCGCGCAGCACGTTCTATGAGTATTTCCGTGACAAACCGACCATCGTCGAGGCCTGCGCTGAAGCCGCATCCCAGCGGTTCTACCGCAACATGGCCAAGGCCATCGACCGCGATGGCGGTAGCACGCTGGAGGACAAGCTCGTTCGAGCAGCCGTGTTCGTCACCCAGGCACGCCGGGTGGTCGAGCCCGAGGTGTACTTCGACGACGAGGAGGTCAACCTGATGTTGACCAAAAATGCCGCCTCGTTACTGCAGGAATGCACCGAGTTTCTCACTCCTTACGTGGCATCGGCCAGGATCACCGGCGAAGTTCGCAGCGATCTGGACGTCGCGGCGGCCGCAGAATGGTTCTCTCGCATGCTGTTCTCGCTCTTCACCACCCCTTCGCCGCGGGTAGACATGAAAGACGACTCCGCGGTCGCGGATTTTGTCCGCGCTTTCGTGGTCCAGGGATTCAGTGGTCCGCCCCGACGTAACTAG
- a CDS encoding SDR family NAD(P)-dependent oxidoreductase — protein MALEQFQLDGQVAVVTGAGRGVGEGIAKVLAEAGATVVGTARTSAEVEETIEDIIAAGGTGLAITADALARQDSERVVRTVIDEFGRIDILVNNVGFATYGPFLSLTDDNLRETFDYCVTSAFIMSQLVVPHMLDLGRGSIVNISSGAARFGIRGLLPYSVAKGGLEALTRAMAQELAPKIRVNAIALGAFMTAGLQTSFDLMPGSEDTLKELTPLHRIGDVADLGRLTLYLCTRDCYATNSTFIVDGGLQGPNTSLPIPDL, from the coding sequence GTGGCACTCGAACAGTTCCAGCTCGACGGGCAGGTCGCGGTCGTCACCGGCGCAGGACGCGGCGTCGGCGAAGGAATCGCCAAAGTACTGGCCGAAGCGGGCGCGACCGTTGTCGGCACCGCACGAACCTCCGCTGAGGTCGAAGAAACCATAGAGGACATCATCGCCGCCGGGGGGACGGGTCTGGCCATCACAGCGGATGCCCTCGCCCGCCAAGACAGCGAGCGTGTCGTCCGAACAGTCATCGATGAGTTCGGGCGTATCGACATCCTGGTCAACAACGTGGGATTCGCGACCTACGGCCCGTTCTTGAGCCTCACCGACGATAACCTGCGCGAGACCTTCGACTATTGCGTCACCTCGGCGTTCATCATGAGCCAGCTCGTTGTACCGCACATGCTCGACCTCGGCCGAGGTTCGATCGTCAACATATCCTCCGGTGCGGCGCGATTCGGCATCCGAGGACTCCTGCCTTACTCAGTGGCCAAGGGAGGACTCGAAGCGCTGACCCGCGCCATGGCGCAGGAGCTCGCACCCAAGATCCGGGTGAATGCCATCGCTTTGGGCGCGTTCATGACTGCCGGACTGCAGACCAGCTTCGACCTGATGCCGGGTTCGGAGGACACCCTCAAGGAGCTCACCCCGCTGCACCGGATCGGTGACGTCGCCGATCTCGGCCGATTGACCTTGTATCTCTGCACTCGAGATTGTTACGCCACCAACTCGACATTCATCGTCGACGGGGGCTTGCAGGGCCCCAACACATCACTGCCGATCCCCGATCTCTGA
- a CDS encoding VOC family protein, producing MTERLPMLHHVVFAIALERLDPAAEYLTALGFRFDAFDHDDLGLAIRLDWDRGFELISPLPGAPEGPGTASEFLTRNGDGLFSVVVRVPDCDAAERTACRHGTKADFRQRVDGDDGAITEVKLEPLFGLPLTLLEIDSA from the coding sequence ATGACCGAGCGACTGCCGATGCTTCACCATGTCGTCTTCGCAATCGCGCTCGAACGACTGGATCCGGCAGCGGAGTATCTGACCGCGCTCGGGTTTCGCTTCGACGCGTTCGATCACGACGACCTGGGACTGGCGATCAGGCTCGACTGGGACCGTGGATTTGAACTGATATCGCCACTTCCCGGTGCGCCGGAAGGTCCCGGAACTGCGTCTGAATTCTTGACTCGCAACGGCGACGGGCTGTTCTCGGTGGTGGTCCGCGTGCCTGACTGCGACGCTGCAGAACGCACAGCATGCCGCCACGGCACGAAGGCCGACTTCCGCCAACGCGTCGATGGTGATGATGGTGCGATCACCGAGGTGAAACTGGAGCCCCTGTTCGGCCTACCGTTGACGCTGCTGGAGATCGATTCAGCGTGA
- a CDS encoding nuclear transport factor 2 family protein, with translation MALDARDLDALVRLFVDDVEAGAAGAGREALKRWYDRVLRRFYRSIHLVCGHQFDFVDADHATGSVYCRAEHEEGDGWYVITMRYDDVYERRDGEWFFVRRREYPWYSVDVTERPGPDFIRWPADVELNAAMPARMASWSAFWAGGDPDQPRRLSARP, from the coding sequence ATGGCGTTGGATGCACGTGACCTCGATGCGCTGGTGCGGCTCTTCGTCGACGATGTTGAAGCAGGTGCGGCCGGGGCCGGCCGTGAGGCGCTGAAGCGCTGGTACGACCGGGTGCTGCGGCGCTTCTACCGAAGCATCCATCTCGTGTGCGGCCATCAGTTCGATTTCGTCGACGCCGATCACGCGACGGGGTCGGTCTACTGTCGTGCCGAACACGAAGAAGGTGACGGATGGTATGTGATCACCATGCGCTATGACGACGTCTATGAGCGCCGTGACGGCGAGTGGTTTTTCGTCCGCCGCCGGGAGTATCCCTGGTACTCGGTCGATGTCACGGAACGCCCAGGGCCCGACTTCATCCGCTGGCCGGCAGACGTCGAGCTCAACGCGGCGATGCCTGCGCGAATGGCCTCGTGGTCAGCGTTTTGGGCCGGTGGCGACCCCGATCAACCGCGACGGCTTTCCGCGCGGCCGTGA
- a CDS encoding MaoC family dehydratase, whose product MTATIGRTTTLAWDSISVGDDVTPMDVPVTTTLIVAGAIASRDYMPVHHDRDFANSQGSKDIFLNILTTNGLCVKFLHDWAGPEAMVKKLSIRLGVPAYPNDPLRFEGKVTDKTSTDNEGLIEVSFTGTNSLGAHVTGTAVLSLLDGAGA is encoded by the coding sequence ATGACCGCGACCATCGGCCGCACCACCACCTTGGCGTGGGACTCCATCTCCGTCGGCGACGACGTGACACCGATGGATGTCCCGGTCACCACCACGCTGATCGTCGCCGGAGCCATTGCCTCCCGCGACTACATGCCGGTCCACCATGATCGTGACTTCGCCAATTCGCAAGGCTCCAAGGACATCTTCCTGAACATCCTCACCACCAATGGCCTGTGTGTGAAGTTTCTGCATGACTGGGCCGGCCCGGAAGCCATGGTCAAGAAGCTCTCGATCCGCCTTGGCGTACCTGCCTATCCGAACGATCCGCTCCGGTTCGAAGGCAAGGTCACCGACAAGACTTCGACCGACAACGAAGGGCTGATCGAAGTGTCGTTCACCGGCACCAACAGCCTCGGCGCCCACGTCACCGGTACTGCGGTGCTCAGTTTGCTCGACGGCGCGGGCGCATGA
- a CDS encoding acyl-CoA dehydrogenase family protein, producing the protein MDFTFTDEQETVSKVARQLFEHRATPERLTELEAGETRYDPALWTELASSDLLGIALPESIGGSGGGFLELGVLLSEVGWSVAPVPLYATLVLGADTIARHGDTGIQQQLLPGVIDGSIILSAALAEPGNSNPAAPRTTARRDGDAWLLDGVKELAPAAQLASALVVTATAEDGPGLFVVDTPADGITVDPVLTTNGEPFADVTLAGASARRLTEHTDGDIVTALYTRALVGLCAVQVGVTERALKLAASYTSEREQFGRPIGSFQAVQQRLADAFIDVQAIRWTTWHAAWLISEGRNAERAASIAKFWAGEAGARVVASAQQVHGGMGIDVTYPLHRYFLWAKQIELSLGSPSQHLARLGAGYSEGISE; encoded by the coding sequence ATGGATTTCACTTTTACCGACGAGCAGGAAACGGTAAGCAAGGTTGCCCGCCAATTGTTCGAGCACCGCGCCACACCCGAGCGTCTCACCGAACTCGAAGCCGGCGAGACCCGATACGACCCGGCGCTGTGGACCGAGCTGGCGAGCTCCGACCTGCTCGGCATCGCTCTGCCCGAATCGATCGGAGGCAGTGGTGGCGGATTCCTGGAACTCGGAGTACTGCTCAGCGAGGTCGGATGGAGCGTCGCACCGGTTCCGCTCTACGCCACGCTGGTGCTCGGCGCCGACACCATTGCCCGGCACGGTGACACCGGGATTCAGCAGCAGCTTCTCCCCGGTGTGATCGACGGCAGCATCATTCTCAGCGCTGCCTTGGCCGAACCGGGTAACTCCAACCCTGCCGCACCCCGCACCACGGCCCGACGCGATGGCGATGCCTGGCTTCTCGACGGTGTCAAGGAACTCGCACCCGCGGCACAGCTCGCCTCGGCACTCGTGGTGACTGCCACCGCGGAGGACGGCCCCGGCCTGTTCGTCGTCGACACACCCGCAGACGGCATCACCGTCGACCCGGTGCTCACGACCAACGGCGAGCCCTTCGCCGACGTCACACTGGCAGGTGCGTCAGCCCGGCGCCTCACCGAACACACCGACGGCGACATCGTCACTGCGCTGTACACCCGGGCCTTGGTAGGGCTCTGCGCGGTCCAGGTTGGCGTCACGGAGCGAGCATTGAAACTCGCCGCGTCCTACACCAGCGAGCGCGAGCAGTTCGGGAGACCGATCGGGTCCTTCCAAGCAGTGCAACAGCGGCTCGCCGATGCGTTCATCGACGTGCAGGCCATCCGGTGGACCACCTGGCATGCTGCCTGGCTGATCAGCGAAGGCCGAAACGCCGAGCGAGCAGCCAGCATCGCGAAGTTCTGGGCCGGGGAAGCCGGTGCACGCGTGGTCGCATCCGCACAACAAGTGCACGGCGGAATGGGCATCGATGTCACCTATCCCCTGCACCGTTATTTCCTGTGGGCCAAGCAGATCGAGCTCTCACTGGGATCACCGTCACAACATTTGGCCCGGCTGGGTGCCGGATATTCGGAAGGAATCAGCGAATGA